The DNA region TTCAACATCAGCAATTTCTTTCAATCTTAATACCGAGCCGTCTTCCTCGGCGCGGATCACAATGTTTTCGTATTGTTTAGGCTCAAAGAATTTGCCCGGGTAGCGCAAGACATATTGCAGCATCTGCGGGGTTTTATCTGAGCTTTGGCCGGTTTTGCCCGGCGCGGCCTCCACGTTCTGGGCACGGATGGCATCTATCACCTCATCTGTTGATACCTTGTAGGCCATCATCCTGTCGGGCTTAAGCCATACCCGCATGGAGTATTCTTTGGCGCCCATGATCTCGGCACGGCCTACACCATCAATTCGTTTAAGCTCCTGTAAAACGTTGATATCGGTAAAGTTATAAATGAATTTTTCGTCCATGCTGGTGTCCTGGCTCATGATGTTCAGGTACATCAGCATACTGTTTACTTCTTTTTCTGTAGTAACACCGGCTTTGATCACTTCTTCCGGCATTTCGTCAATAATGGTGGCTACGCGGTTTTGAACGTTAACCGCGGCCTGGTCGGGATCAACCCCAACGTTAAAGTAGATCTGGATCACCGTTAAGCCATCGTTACTGCAAACTGTCGACATGTAGGTCATCCCCGGCACGCCGTTAATGGCACGCTCCAACGGAGTTGCTACAGCCTTGGCACATACCTCGGCATTGGCACCGGTATAGTTGGCCGTTACAGTTACCGATGGCGGCACAATATCCGGGAACTGGGTAACGGGAAGCGTTATCAGCGCCAGCACACCCAGCATGGTAATTATCAATGAAATAACAAGCGACAGCACTGGCCGCTTTATGAAAGTTTCGAACATAGTTTGTTAGGGTAAGTGTACAATAAACCCGTGCCGCGCGTTTTACGCGGCCGGAAAAAGGAAACATCAGCAATAATTATTTCATTGCCAGCAATGAGTCTTTTGCCATTTTCCTTGGTTTAATGATCATGCCATCACGCACGTTCTGTGCTCCCTGATACAAGATCCTGTCGCCTGCTTTTAGGCCGTCTTTCACAATATAATAGGTAGAAAAACGGGTTTGCGGCGAAAAAGCCTGCATGTGCAGTTTATTATCCTTATCAACTATGTATACGTAACTTTTATCCTGGATATCAAATACCGACTGCTGTGGCACCATGACTACGTTATTGGCTTTGGTAGATATGAAAAGCTTACCGGTAGCACCATGCCTCAATAACCTGTTCGGATTGGGGAACTTTGCCCTGAAGTTAATAGAGCCTGTTTTTTGCTCAATTTCGGCCTCTACCGTTTCTATTTCGCCCTGGTAGGGGAAGTCCAGGCCGTCTGCCAATACCAGCTTAACCTTATCACTTGTTTGGCCGGGAGCTGATTCCTTTTTGCGGATGTATTGCAGGTATTCATTTTCCGGGAAGCTGAAATAAGCGTACATGGAGCTGATATCCGACAGGCTGGTAAGCAAGGTGCCTTCATCAATCAAACTGCCCGATTTAAGCGGGATCCTGTCTATGATGCCATCAAACGGCGCATGAATGTAAGTATAAGCCAGTTGGTCTTCGGCGCTTTGCACCATAGAGCGTGCTTCTTCAATGGTCGCGCGGTCTGCACTCATCTTTGATTCAGCAACTTCCAGTTCAGACTTGGATATTACTTTCTTGTCAACCAGTAGTTTAACCCTTGCTACCTCAAGTTCGGTTGCTTTGGCAGCGGCCACGGCATTACTTAACGCGGCTTTAGCTTTTGACAGGTTTACTTTAAATTCCTGGTCGTTAAGCTTAAATAAAAGCTGGCCTTTTTTAACCTGCTTTCCTTCGTCGATGTATATTTTTTCGAGGAAGCCGCGAACGCGCGACCGGATCTCGATGTTTTTTTGTGCCTGGATATCGGCAACGTATGATTTTTGAAGAACGGTATCCTGCGTATTTAACGTAAGTACAGGTAACTGAAGCGTATCGGAAGCGACAGCTTCGTTATTGGTTTTGGCTTTGGTTGAGCAACCCGTGACAAATATGCCGGCGGCCATGGCCAGCAGGGGTATATAAATGATGATCCTTTTCATTTTTTTTCCGGATAGATTATAGGCATAGCAGTGCTAATCACGTACTGTTAGCCAATGTTAAAATTTGATTTGTAAAAACATGGATTTGCCGCAAAGGGCATCGGAAACGGGAGGTGGATCAGAACGGGCTGAGCCTGAAAAGGAAATTGTAATATGCAGGCAAAAAGCCTTTGATGGATTTATTCTGGTTTTGTCGCTTTTCGGCTATCGATATCACATCTGCAAGTAAGGCCTGCTGACCAGGCAATAATGCTGACGAATAATTTACCCGGCTGGGTAAAAAGCGTATGATGGTACGGTTATGGTGTGCTTCGTTAGTATCCGAATCGGGTGAATCATCCTGAACTTCCTGCTGTTGAATTTGACCGATGATCCTTTGATGGGTACGGGAAATTAAATCGGCAGCCGGGCCCGATTTTTTGTAGTGGGTTAAAATTGATTCGGCGTTAGCAGGGGCTACAGCTATTGCAAGCTGGAAAAAAAATAATGCGAAGAATATTTTTTTTATCGTCGGCGCCATGATTGCGAAAATACTAAAATATTTGGAGCTATCGAAATAGGTTTGTATTTTTTTTGATATAAAATGACTTTATTTTTATTTTTTGTCGCTGTTTTTTAGGATTTTATCTTTTTATAACTCAATTTTTACTTCGGTAGTTTTATTTAATGATTTCATAACAGCAAAAACGATTATTTGTTCATGTTTTCTTAATACTGGTTAATAATATAGCTTGCAAGCTTAACTCAACGAATAATTGTATTTTAGCTACATGCTGCATCACGTTATTATTCAATGTGCCTGCCTGTTAGTAGTTATCCTTTTTGTGGTAATGCTTGGGCAAAAAATCAAAATAGCTTATCCCATACTATTGGTTTTAGTCGGTTTACCTCTTGGTTTCGTTCCTTTTCTGAAAGGTATCGAAATACAGCCCGATCTGATCTTTGTTATTTTTCTGCCGCCTTTGTTGTATGAATCGGCGTGGAACACTTCCTGGAAGGATTTCTGGAAATGGCGCAGGGTGATCTCCAGCTTTGCATTCTTGATCGTTATTTTAACTTCATGTTTAATCGCGGTTGTGTCAAACAGCCTGATAGCAGGTTTTACCCTGCCCCTGGGTTTTTTGCTCGGAGGGATCATTTCACCCCCCGACGCGGTGTCGGCAAGTACTATCCTGAAAAATATAAAAGTGCCCAAGCGGTTTATTGCCATTGTTGAGGGTGAAAGCCTGTTGAACGATGCATCAAGTTTAGTGATATTCAGGTTTGCGCTTGCCG from Mucilaginibacter sp. SJ includes:
- a CDS encoding efflux RND transporter periplasmic adaptor subunit, coding for MKRIIIYIPLLAMAAGIFVTGCSTKAKTNNEAVASDTLQLPVLTLNTQDTVLQKSYVADIQAQKNIEIRSRVRGFLEKIYIDEGKQVKKGQLLFKLNDQEFKVNLSKAKAALSNAVAAAKATELEVARVKLLVDKKVISKSELEVAESKMSADRATIEEARSMVQSAEDQLAYTYIHAPFDGIIDRIPLKSGSLIDEGTLLTSLSDISSMYAYFSFPENEYLQYIRKKESAPGQTSDKVKLVLADGLDFPYQGEIETVEAEIEQKTGSINFRAKFPNPNRLLRHGATGKLFISTKANNVVMVPQQSVFDIQDKSYVYIVDKDNKLHMQAFSPQTRFSTYYIVKDGLKAGDRILYQGAQNVRDGMIIKPRKMAKDSLLAMK